A genomic region of Geothermobacter hydrogeniphilus contains the following coding sequences:
- a CDS encoding acyl-CoA dehydrogenase, giving the protein MKFELTEEQSLIRQTVREFAEKEIKPGAAERDETETFDRALMHDKVGELGLTGIVFPEEYGGAGADYISYAIAVEELSRVCASTGVTLSAHLSLGANPIYLFGTEEQKQQFLTPLAQGTKLGAFALTETGAGSDAGGTRTTAVRDGDSWVLNGTKIFCTNGGEAEIYIVFARTDKQAEKHHGISAFIVEKDTPGFTFGKKESKLGIRSSPTRELVFDNCRIPLANLLGEEGSGFKVAMKTLDGGRIGIASQALGIAQGAYEEALNYARERKQFDQPIAGFQAIQFKLADMATEIEAARLLVYQAAYKASAGIPYGKDSAMAKMYASDVAMKVTTEAVQIHGGYGFTRDFPVERMMRDAKITQIYEGTNEVQRIVIGAAITR; this is encoded by the coding sequence ATGAAATTTGAACTGACCGAAGAACAGAGCCTGATCCGCCAGACGGTGCGCGAGTTCGCCGAAAAGGAGATCAAGCCGGGCGCCGCGGAGCGGGATGAAACCGAAACCTTCGATCGCGCCCTGATGCACGACAAGGTTGGTGAACTCGGCCTGACCGGGATCGTTTTCCCCGAAGAATATGGTGGCGCCGGTGCCGACTATATCAGCTACGCCATTGCCGTTGAAGAACTCTCTCGGGTTTGCGCTTCGACCGGCGTGACCCTTTCGGCGCACCTGTCCCTCGGCGCCAATCCGATCTACCTGTTCGGGACCGAGGAACAGAAACAGCAGTTTCTGACCCCCCTGGCCCAGGGGACCAAGCTCGGAGCTTTCGCCCTGACCGAGACCGGGGCCGGTTCTGACGCCGGCGGCACCCGGACCACCGCGGTCAGGGATGGGGACAGCTGGGTCTTGAACGGCACCAAGATCTTCTGCACCAACGGTGGAGAGGCCGAGATCTACATCGTTTTCGCCCGGACCGACAAGCAGGCGGAGAAACATCACGGCATCAGTGCCTTCATTGTCGAGAAGGATACCCCCGGTTTTACCTTCGGCAAGAAGGAGTCGAAGCTGGGTATCCGCTCCTCACCCACCCGTGAACTGGTGTTCGACAATTGCCGGATTCCCCTTGCCAACCTGCTCGGCGAAGAGGGGAGCGGTTTCAAGGTGGCGATGAAAACCCTCGATGGCGGTCGCATCGGAATTGCTTCCCAGGCCCTCGGCATCGCCCAGGGAGCCTACGAGGAAGCTTTGAACTACGCCCGTGAGCGCAAGCAGTTCGATCAGCCGATTGCCGGTTTCCAGGCGATCCAGTTCAAGCTGGCCGACATGGCGACCGAGATCGAGGCCGCCCGTCTGCTGGTTTACCAGGCCGCCTACAAGGCGAGCGCCGGGATTCCCTACGGCAAGGATTCGGCCATGGCCAAGATGTACGCTTCCGACGTGGCCATGAAGGTGACCACCGAAGCAGTGCAGATTCACGGCGGTTATGGATTTACCCGTGATTTCCCGGTTGAAAGAATGATGCGCGACGCCAAGATCACCCAGATTTACGAAGGCACCAATGAGGTGCAGCGGATTGTCATCGGGGCGGCCATCACCCGCTAG
- a CDS encoding acyl-CoA dehydrogenase family protein, with translation MNLDLTEEQKLIQQTAKEFAEAELAPVAGELDRGGDQQPFFDNLRKLAELGFMGLNVREEYGGAETGVVAFSLALTEISRACASTAVTVSVNNMVCEVIQAVGSEEQRRQYIPRICSGEYPAGAFALTESGAGSDPAGMTTTAVLEGDQWVLNGSKIFITSAPYAGVFVVWAVTDKQAPKGKGISCFLIERETPGLSIGKQEEKMGQHASATNEVVFSDCRVPKDALMGRLNDGFRVAVGELAGGRIGIGSLALGVGLAAIDCATRYALERKQFGHKLADFQAIQWKIADTFTELEAARLLLMNAAFQKEQGRSYARAASMAKLFASESANRACYEALQIHGGYGYTSDFPVERYARDARITTIYEGTSEIQRLIIARDILRSFG, from the coding sequence GTGAACCTTGACCTGACCGAAGAACAGAAACTGATCCAGCAGACCGCGAAGGAATTTGCCGAGGCGGAACTGGCCCCGGTGGCCGGCGAGCTTGACCGGGGCGGCGATCAGCAGCCCTTTTTCGACAATCTGCGCAAGCTGGCTGAACTCGGCTTCATGGGGCTGAACGTGCGCGAGGAGTACGGTGGTGCCGAGACCGGGGTGGTCGCCTTTTCCCTTGCCCTGACGGAGATCTCCCGTGCCTGCGCTTCGACCGCGGTGACCGTGTCGGTCAACAACATGGTCTGCGAAGTCATTCAGGCGGTCGGCAGTGAAGAGCAGCGCCGGCAGTACATTCCCCGGATCTGTTCGGGGGAGTACCCGGCCGGTGCCTTTGCCCTGACTGAATCCGGTGCCGGGTCCGACCCGGCCGGGATGACGACCACGGCTGTCCTGGAGGGTGACCAGTGGGTTCTCAACGGCAGCAAGATCTTCATCACCAGCGCGCCCTACGCCGGGGTGTTCGTGGTCTGGGCGGTGACCGACAAACAGGCCCCGAAAGGGAAGGGGATCAGCTGTTTCCTGATCGAGCGGGAGACCCCGGGCCTGAGCATCGGCAAGCAGGAAGAGAAGATGGGGCAGCACGCCTCGGCTACCAACGAGGTTGTTTTCAGTGACTGCCGGGTGCCGAAAGATGCGTTGATGGGGCGCCTCAACGACGGTTTCCGCGTCGCGGTCGGTGAACTGGCCGGTGGTCGTATCGGCATTGGTTCCCTGGCTCTCGGCGTCGGCCTGGCTGCCATCGACTGTGCCACCCGCTATGCCCTGGAGCGCAAGCAGTTCGGCCACAAGCTGGCCGATTTCCAGGCGATCCAGTGGAAAATAGCGGATACCTTCACCGAACTCGAAGCGGCCCGATTGCTGCTGATGAATGCCGCTTTCCAGAAGGAGCAGGGTCGCTCCTACGCCCGGGCGGCGTCGATGGCCAAGCTGTTCGCCAGTGAAAGCGCCAACCGGGCCTGTTACGAGGCGTTGCAGATCCACGGCGGCTACGGATACACCAGCGATTTCCCGGTCGAGCGCTACGCCCGCGACGCCCGCATCACCACCATCTACGAAGGCACCAGTGAAATCCAGCGACTGATCATCGCCCGGGATATTCTGCGCAGTTTCGGGTGA